The sequence CCATTGCTGAAGAGTCCAGCACGAGGCGGGGGGGTGGAACCTGTGCCAACTGGGAATCCTGCTAGTATAGGgagcaaagaggaggaagagcctgGCACAAGTGTATCGGCATATATGCCAGCAGAGAGTCCTGCCAGCTTAGATAACcaagagggggaagaaccaaacgTACCTGTCCTGTCTTTCAGCCAGCATAGGGCAGAAAAAGAAGCCAGACGCCGCTGCCAGAGGCTTTATCTGAAACGCCAAGAAATCAAGGCGCACCTGGGGGCCGCAGTGACTTGCATATATATGCCTCAGAGAGCTAGGGAGAGTTTGTCAGAGGTTAACTGATTACCCTGGCAAAAGCTCTGGTGTTTATTGCCAGTGACTTCTCAGCCTTGCTGCCTAGAATCCTATTTGACCCCGGACCCACTCTTGACTACGCTGCCTGCTAATCCTCTTGGACAACGGACCGGCTCTGGACACCTCTACCTGCTGTAAGCCTTGACCTGGACTATTCTTTGTGTGTCTTCTTGCTAGCGTCTGGCTGCTTCCAAAGAGACTGAACGCTGCCTGTAACTTTCAATGCTCACTGCCGTTCCTTCGTTGCTGTGGTCTTATCTCTGTCAAGCTCATTAGCTGTTTGTTTCTTGTCGGCCTTTGGCAGCTCGCCTGGACATTCCCAGAAAGGCAGTTGGACATGGTTATATGGTACTCCTGCCTCTGTTTCTACTCTCCTGGGAGCACTTTCCACATTAATTGTGTCCCTAGGAGCCCCTGCACACTGTAGCGAAGAGGATTCTTTGGTGTGCTGTAGGGCGGCCTCTTAAATAGGACAGCAACATATCATTTCAGCTACGGTTTTAAGAATGAGGGGATGGATCCCTTTCTGATGTTGTTTGACTAAGAAGATGCCCCTATGTGcattgcaaaggcttctgggatgtGTTCTGAGGTGCATCCGGCCAGGCGTTGGGTTGGCCTGCTGAGTGTCGTGACCGGAGAGTGTGCCGtgcaagacagacagacagacagcccaCTCTCCTGTGTTTGCAGGAGAGGACTGCTTGCAGAAGGCAAGTTTTGTTTCAGGGAAGCTTGCCGGTGTAACAGTTTtctcaccagaaaaaaaaaacctggaaagctTCCAAAAACCTCCCCAACTctgatttatatactgcccttcacTCTATTTGAGTTTTGAGTAGAAAAGTGGTGGGCAAATGATTAGCCAAGAGTGGACTTTTATGTGAaaagactgtgagctcagttcagttctggtctTGAAGGCAAATCCCGAGGCTCTGAATAGGCTCACAGACACACCCTGTTCTTTaattcaatggcctggttcagacaacacgctaaaccatgctgcttaaccacaaagggattcccttaaccattttgtggttaagcagcatggtttagcgtgttgtctgaaccaggcctatgtcttTTGCATTTGGCTGTAGTCGGTGGATCTTAGGTAAAAATCCAGAGTAGATACCAGAAGCCTGACATCTGTGCACTAACAAACAACCTAGGGATTGaggaaacaaactgtggtttgtttgatcatctgccagacaaaccccaGGTAGGACAACCCTGGGTTAATGTTACTACAGAACGTCTTTgcagcatagaaaagggagaaaGACCAGCAGCTGACTATTATTCCAGAAGTGACagtctcttcctttctctttttcagACTTCACACGAGTTGCATTATAGTGGGGTTGCTCCAAAATGGATTCTGACCATAGAGGTGCTATAACTGAAGGTAAGCCAGCTTAagaccatggtttagcatttacACAAACAAGCAGAAGCAAGTCGTGGGCTCAGGCACTTACTGCCtcacttcacaaaaattaaaaaccatcaaaacacaTCCCGCAAAGTACAAAAAAAGCTTTTGcataaaacatagaatcatagaatcatagaatagtggagttggaaggggcctacaaggccatcgagtccaaccccctgctcaatgcaggaatccaccctaaagcatccctgacagatgcttgtccagctgcctcttgaatgactctagtgtgggagaagagcccacaacctccttaggtcactggttccgttgtcgtactgctctaacagtcaggaagtttttcctgatgtccagctggaatctggcttcctgtaacttcagcccattattccgtgtcctgcactctgggaggatcgagaagagatcctggccctcctctgtgtgacaaccttttaagtatttgaagagtgctctcatgtctcccctcaatctgtcAACATGTAGACAGATAAAACAtacacagacaacatatatctaaaaatagttttgttttttttttaaaaaacacgaaTCTGCCAAGACTTAAttaaaactcattatatgctgcaaaatgcctgggagaagaaggcAGTTTTTACTTGGTTCCGAAAACATGAAGTatcggcaccaggcgggcctcgtagGGAAGATAATTCCGTAATTGTGGGGTCACAACCGAGAAGGTCCTTtgtcttgttgccaccctctgagacTCCCTTGGAAGAGGCATCCGGAGGAAGGCCTTGGATACTCAGCAAATTATTTGAGTTGATGATTGCATCAATCTATTAAAAGAAGAGTTTTGTATGTTAAACCACACTCCAGAATTGCCACATTCTGTTTTGATGAGCTTTTGTTTTATGGCCCTGATCCTGTACCCAAGACCTGCACATTAAGAAAAGGAAGCTTTCCTCCACCTGAAGAAAAAAAGTAGTGGGGGGAAACTTTACTGATAAGTACGTAGGTGAAAATGAATCAGAGGAGGATGCCAACGACCTTGAGAACAACGAATAATCCTGATTGTGTAATGGTTTGCTATGTTCTCTCTTCTTAGAGGACATCAAGGCCTTCGGAAAGCACCTTGAGAATTTCTCACCAGGCAACCTAAGGAGGATCACTGAGCACTTCCACCAAGACTTGATTTATGTCATTGAAAATGACGTTACCCGGGTGCTTCAGGGACTGGTGGCTGGGAGGGTCATCACGGCTCGGGAAGCTCAGGTAACAGTGTTTTGCAGCTCTtcagaaggtgggggggggggctgcaaccCTAAATCCACAGTCGGTCTTTATCCCAAAATGTGAGGAGCGTTAGAGGGGAGCGATTGCCCAGATTCTCCGAACATTGTCTGGACACTTGTTTCGTGCCCAATTCCCGTTCCCATTTGCAATTGCTGAACGGGAAACTGATGTGAATCAAGCAGCAATCAAATAGCAGATTTGCGCAGGTTtgctaatttgcgcaaatttcctctgtagactaaagtggggctgagtCAGTCTACAGAGGAAATTAGCACCAATCGAACTGGGAACCCCTTCCTCAGTTTAACAGGATTTGGATCTGACACTTGTGTATGTGTATAGATAGATATTCTGCCCAGGAAACGTACCCCTTGTGTCCTTGTGTCATGAACTGCGCAGCGCTATACACAGATagatgggttccattgtcgtacttagatcaattttgctgcgtggttttatcctggttgtgctttttatactgtattttgtatttgtgcttttaacctgttggttgttttattatggttttaatttttgtgaaccgcccagagagctttggctattgggcggtataaaaatgtaataaataaataaatactgctctaacagtcaggaagtttttcctgatgtccagccagaatctggcttcctgtaacttgagcccattattccgtgtcctgcactctgggatgatcgagaagagatcctggccctcctctgtgtggcaacctttcaagtaattgaagagtgctctcatgtctcccctcaatcttctcttctccaggctaaacatgcccagttctttcagtctctcttcatagggctttgtttccagacccagatcatcctggttgccctcctatgaaccccctccagcttatctgcatccttcttgaagtgtggtggccTCCAATTACATACAAACTCACACACATGAGTTTGGCTCAGTTGCAGTGTATCTCTGAATATGATGGTAGACAAAACATCCATCTGGTTCTGAGTTGGATGCAGGATGCTGGACGAGATGAAGCCTTagcctgatctagcagggctcttcttaaattcttaagccttagctagacctaaggtttatcctgggatcgtccctgcctgctcccgagatgtcctgcatgtcatttacatgaacaggaatgatcccaggacaatcccaggataaaccttaggtctagctaaagccttagtcaGTCACTGATGAATCTGCTCTTTCCTGTTTAGACTTATGAAGACGTGGAGAATCAGCAGGATTCAACCAGAGCAGCGGAGAAGCTGGCTGATAACTTTCTTTCTGGGAGCACAAAGATGGTGATTGGAGTCTGGAAGTGTCTGTTTGCTCTTAGGAGCAAGTGGTCTCATCCCAACCTTGATGGGATGGTGGAAGAAATCATCCAGAATGGTAACATGCTGTTTCCCACTCCCTATTCCTCTGAGTAGTGACAGCTTGTAGAGGCTACGGCTGGGGAGCTGCCATTATAGGAAGGATTCTTCAGATATCTGTCTGGAGGCAGACTCCTTAGCAGTGACACATTGTCTGTAgaattcctttattttatttatttatttattaattaattacatttctataccgcccaatagccggagctatttcccagagaggcctgcctggccCTTAACTTTGCTGTACCAGAAAACTGGAGCTCTTTGcgggtgtttttaatttttatgcaaTTTTATTACTGTATGAGTATTGTTagcttttacattttgtatgtttaTATTATTGTGGGTTTAGTCTTATGCAAATTGCTCTAGAAACTAGTTGGGAGGATAGAACAAAAgacttctaaaataaaattaaaaataaaacaaatgttcaTTGTgccaggaggagaagaaaaaagtttgTATCTTGGTGTTTTTGCTATGTTTCATTTTCAACtgtttattttttttctgaagGTCCAGCTCTGTTAGAAGAGATTACCATGAATGAATGTGGACGCACCCTTGACCCGGAAGTCAAAGGtaatgaggagagactaaaagggtggagtggggggtaTTGGGGGTCACAGACTCAACAAATCTGCAGTGACACTTCCGGCTTCGAGTGGAACATGCCATGCGACCACATCCGAGAAATgaggcaagtgcgaatttgcgcaaaGTTGGGAAACGGGGCAAAACCTGATTTTGCCAGTGAGTGGATGACAACATGAAAAACACCTGACAAACTGTGAAAGGTAGCTTACCTGAGGGGCCCTAAAGATGTCATAGCAGACACTTGATTCAAACTGAGGGCTTCCTGATGCATAGCTCATTCAGTGTTGCTGTTAGGACAGGAATTGGGGGGCAATGTCTAGGGCCCAAATGAGCAGGAATGACCCAAACACAGCTGGCCTggcccaatgcattttgaaataggtCTCAAATTACCTAACCCTGTGATTCCCATGgccttgttctgttctgttctgatcAGTTTGGCAAGAGGAACACAAATCTCTTCTATATGAACAAACCAGACATCTGAGAGAAGGCAGCAGAGAAGCACAACCCGAGGAGTCCTGTTTCCCCATTGTCAGCCGCTACGTAGACCTAAAAATGGTCTCGGATAACAAGTTCAGGAAACGGAGCTATCAGGAACATGAGGCGCTGGCAGCTGCCGGTGAGCTGAATGAGTTTCGCCTCCGCCAGAAAATGCAGGTTGATCTGGAGCGCATCACGCCGGACCGGCTGTTCCGCTGGTGCTTTCGATCATGCCGCACACCCCGTTCCGTGATGCTGAGCGGGGTGGCCGGAGTGGGCAAGACGACCCTGGTGCAGAAGTTTGTCTTTGACTGGGCAACGGGAAAACACTACCAAAAGTttgccttccttttcttcttcaaattCCGGGACCTCAATGCTGTGGGGAAAGGGGCCACCCTCGAAGGCCTGATCCAGCAACAGTACCCCAAGATGCATGACAAAGTTGGGAAAATCCTAGAGGACCCAGAGAAATTGCTCTTCATCTTTGATGGCTTGGATGAGAGCAAAGACAATCTGGATTTGAGTTCCTCAGACCTCTGTGTCCAGCCAGGAGATGTGAAACCAGTTAACGTGATTGTAGCCAGCTTGCTGAAACAGAAGCTTTTGAAGGGATGTTCCGTTCTCCTGACCAGCCGCCCGAGCAGACTCGTCCATTTGGAGACAGGAGTCCTCCACAGAGTGGCCACTATTGTGGGCTTCCTCTCTCAGGAAAGAGTGAGGTACTTCTACAACTTCTTTGGAGAGGATGCGGTTGCCCAAAAGGCCTTGGCCCATGTGAGGGACAGCCAAGTTCTGTACACCCTCTGTTACAATCCCTCCTACTGCTGGATTACCTGCACTGCGTTGCAACCTTGCTTCACCTCCAGTTCTGGACAGCCACATGCTCTTCCCATCACTGTGACTCAACTCTTCATAAGCTTTGTGAAGCATATGGTGGCCAACCACACCAGGGGGCTCTCTGGGGACACAAATGTACGGGAGATACTGAGAACACTTGGCTCTTTGGCTGACTGGGCCCTTAACAACTACCTGCTTGTTTTTGATCAGAACGCATTGGAGGTCTTCAATGTGTTGGTGTGTCATCTCCCTACATCCTTCCTGGTGGAGAACTTCCAAGGTGACTCCTCATCCTTCCCGGTCACCTATTCCTTCGTTCACCTCACCGTTCAAGAGTTTTTTGCTGCCCTTGTTCATTACTTGGATGGCGAGGAGGACAATTTTGAAGAGACAATGGTGGGAGTCATACACAGCCAGGGTGGCCACTATGAAATTTTTCTCCGCTTCCTGTCTGGCCTTTCTCATCCCACTACCAGGGCACCTTTGGAGGAAATTCTGGGAACGTTCTCGCCAGTGATCACTCAAAAAGTAATTGATTTAATCATAAAGATGGACTGTAAAACTCTCCTGAgtacaaggagccaggatggtaAAAAGAGAGCCCTGAATTTGTTCAATTTGCTTTTTGAGGCTCAAAACAGCCAACTTGTGTGCCAGGTGATGGGAAATGCTGCCCGTGTGGACTTCTCCGGACTGATCCTCACGCCTGTCGATTGTGACATCCTTGCGTACGTCCTGAGCTGTTGCAGAGGAGTTGAGCTCCTAAACCTTGATTCCTGCTATGTCCAAACTGAGGGGTTGGAGAAGCTCAGCCCTGAGCTGCACAAAATCAGAGAACTGAGGTAAGAACAGACAACTGTGAAACTCATGAAAGATGTAAAATTGGGAAGAGTGGAAAAGAATATCAGGGATGGATTAAACATTCCAAATGGATGAGACTGATATAGAAATCACAGCAAATGTTCTAAATCTTACATTCATACTGCTTTAagaatgaggtgtgtgtgtgtgtgtcagggtcagggtcaggctAGGCCATGGgcagttgaacctgggaccagaCCGGTTGAGTGGATGAAATTGAGGTCTGGTCTCAGGACCTGGACCACAGCAGGTTGGAGGTTCTGCCCTGTTGACCATCTTGGAGAGAAGGCCAGTCTCCTTGTTTTCTTATTAGACTTGTCCAATCCAGAGGTTTTATCCTGCCTACCAATCACAGAACCTGACATTGCAGAGCCCTGTTCCTTCTGAACTTGGAGGACTCTGAGACCTAATGCATATAGAAATCTCAGATATCAAAGCTTGCTATATCTTTCCCCTGTTTATTATGCAGTCTTTCCCCCCCATTTATTGTAAGCTGTTTTGGTTACTATGTTACTAGAAAACTGGGTTATAAATGATAAAAAAACTACAATGAGcctgtgtggtatagtggttagagctcTGTCCTGGgacttgggaaatctgggttGTAGTctactcttttttattattattatttttattgattaacaatacactaatacaatactacaataatcacaacaacacaagaCAAAAAAAACCATAATACATAATTgattaaccttataacatttctaatttgatatttttacatcattgcataacataaagtgcccccccccaaccccgggatctattcctgtttccaaaatctcattgattcttctggaggtggttttccactccccctagataacgcatattctaggaactgattccaaattccctcaaaatcattcgtttttgttgtccctcttcttacttttacattacgtgtcaatttatcatttatagcaatatcccaaatctctttgtaccaatcttcaacatgataatccccttgaaccttccagttcctagatatgatcaaccttgctgctgtcagcaaattcgttatcagttcttttgtttctttattacattttaaatctcgtataatgatagcaatgccactgtaggtgtctcttcaatctccattcccactatatcctttatctctttaaacaccatttcccacagtttttgaacattcccaccacatatgtaaatatgttcctttttctttacatcctctccaacaatttgctgaatacagcttgtttattttatttaatctcaccggggttagataccacctccatagaatCTTATAATAGTTCTCTTTTAGTCTACTCTTCACCTTAaagttttgggccagtcacttgctctcaatctaacctacgtcacaggactgttatgaggataaagtggaaagcaggaggaccatgtaagcctcgGGTTCACTGAAGAGGAGAAAAAGCGGCGTAGAAATGTATTAATACatacacaaaattaaaaaaaagaatccacATTTGTGTGTAGACGCAAGCCTTTGCTGCTCTGATTTGGTGCAAGGCATGAATGCTCTAAGACAGCATCTCCACTGGATTTCGAGGACTGTGACAGAATATCTAGAAGGAAATGGCATGTTAGATACGTTTTGGACTGGATCGCAGGAGCACTGCTATTTCCGAATGCCTCTGCAATCCTGGTGACTTCTTTCACG comes from Elgaria multicarinata webbii isolate HBS135686 ecotype San Diego chromosome 21, rElgMul1.1.pri, whole genome shotgun sequence and encodes:
- the LOC134412273 gene encoding NACHT, LRR and PYD domains-containing protein 12-like, with the protein product MDSDHRGAITEEDIKAFGKHLENFSPGNLRRITEHFHQDLIYVIENDVTRVLQGLVAGRVITAREAQTYEDVENQQDSTRAAEKLADNFLSGSTKMVIGVWKCLFALRSKWSHPNLDGMVEEIIQNGPALLEEITMNECGRTLDPEVKVWQEEHKSLLYEQTRHLREGSREAQPEESCFPIVSRYVDLKMVSDNKFRKRSYQEHEALAAAGELNEFRLRQKMQVDLERITPDRLFRWCFRSCRTPRSVMLSGVAGVGKTTLVQKFVFDWATGKHYQKFAFLFFFKFRDLNAVGKGATLEGLIQQQYPKMHDKVGKILEDPEKLLFIFDGLDESKDNLDLSSSDLCVQPGDVKPVNVIVASLLKQKLLKGCSVLLTSRPSRLVHLETGVLHRVATIVGFLSQERVRYFYNFFGEDAVAQKALAHVRDSQVLYTLCYNPSYCWITCTALQPCFTSSSGQPHALPITVTQLFISFVKHMVANHTRGLSGDTNVREILRTLGSLADWALNNYLLVFDQNALEVFNVLVCHLPTSFLVENFQGDSSSFPVTYSFVHLTVQEFFAALVHYLDGEEDNFEETMVGVIHSQGGHYEIFLRFLSGLSHPTTRAPLEEILGTFSPVITQKVIDLIIKMDCKTLLSTRSQDGKKRALNLFNLLFEAQNSQLVCQVMGNAARVDFSGLILTPVDCDILAYVLSCCRGVELLNLDSCYVQTEGLEKLSPELHKIRELSLCSNYLKDSAVKHLGSALKHPECQLQSLRLAKNALTEKSCEDLSLVLSRNHSLLTLDLAKNKMHDEGLSVLLGVFRNPQCKIQKLVIQENALTDASCKILCSALAENTTLTHLNLSSNPFTDRCANEMRNLILTCRALKEIRLNLSDISPAMEKQLKKLESDREDLKILI